From the genome of Methanobrevibacter smithii ATCC 35061, one region includes:
- a CDS encoding SseB family protein, with amino-acid sequence MSSLDNAKLKELMKIEPESMSKEEYESFVSEFKNAQLLLPVEIYSKTQSDEINEPLSFKPVTIEENGCKCIPLFTDNEELKKDNPPVSVIAIFMKDLKDMLEDSSEIDEIMINPSSKDTVCIDLDSFFDLFEVRNNPNDWIFEKAMPLNQEIRVYYRELEPFMKKQAVDGVYSSPDPLKASVNMHFDDNIPYLNVLILPKDTRTVYLGGMMDPEMSCDILLAPETEFEFVSQEDEHTMIWKCVNQKFYD; translated from the coding sequence ATGAGTAGTCTAGACAATGCTAAACTTAAAGAATTAATGAAAATCGAACCTGAATCTATGAGCAAAGAAGAATATGAAAGTTTCGTATCTGAATTTAAAAATGCACAGCTTTTACTTCCGGTTGAAATATATTCTAAAACTCAAAGTGATGAAATAAATGAACCTCTTAGTTTTAAACCTGTTACAATTGAAGAAAATGGATGTAAATGCATTCCATTATTTACAGACAATGAAGAATTAAAAAAAGACAATCCTCCAGTTTCTGTAATAGCTATTTTTATGAAAGACTTGAAGGATATGCTTGAAGATTCATCAGAAATTGATGAAATTATGATAAATCCCTCAAGTAAGGATACTGTTTGCATAGATCTTGATTCCTTTTTTGACTTGTTTGAAGTAAGAAATAATCCTAATGACTGGATTTTTGAAAAAGCCATGCCTTTAAATCAGGAAATTAGGGTTTATTATCGTGAATTGGAACCTTTTATGAAAAAACAAGCTGTTGATGGTGTTTATTCATCTCCAGATCCACTTAAAGCCAGTGTAAATATGCATTTTGATGACAATATTCCTTATTTGAATGTTTTAATACTTCCAAAAGACACCAGAACTGTTTATTTAGGTGGTATGATGGATCCTGAAATGAGTTGCGATATTCTTCTTGCTCCTGAAACGGAATTTGAATTTGTAAGTCAGGAAGATGAACATACAATGATTTGGAAGTGTGTTAATCAGAAATTTTATGATTGA
- a CDS encoding ribonuclease H-like domain-containing protein: MTQREEHERYLLEAILSDSISSDNPSEKAKEKARKNSPSYFKALEENLLVKYENKKLSDISGSKIIDTDAGETLCITESEKINFKLAENNFKQQMNHNLKLLPKIGIKTEQNLKNAGYDTIESLTAHDRYGSYADRFMASIDEMSFRDVLRLLNKNKYGKKCRDNLIKYASIPDAENFKFMDIETLGLSNVPVILIGVAEIKNNKITSSQYFLRDIYEEPAVLEAYLSHLDDDSIHVTFNGSMFDVPFIKNRCSYYRMNPQLDLPHLDLLYFARNLWKNTLPNCQLQTIEKEIFGIERKDDVPGQYIPGYYQTYLTERNIGPIVPIIEHNRQDIVSLASFLMKMYDIVNES, encoded by the coding sequence ATGACACAAAGAGAAGAACACGAAAGGTATTTGTTGGAAGCGATATTGTCAGATTCAATATCTTCAGATAATCCTTCTGAAAAAGCTAAAGAAAAAGCTAGGAAAAATTCACCATCTTATTTTAAGGCATTGGAAGAAAATCTTCTGGTTAAATATGAAAATAAAAAGCTGTCAGATATTAGCGGAAGTAAAATAATTGATACTGATGCAGGTGAAACATTATGTATAACTGAAAGTGAAAAAATAAACTTCAAATTAGCTGAAAATAATTTTAAACAACAAATGAACCACAACCTTAAACTGCTTCCGAAAATAGGCATTAAAACAGAACAGAACCTTAAAAATGCAGGATACGACACCATTGAATCACTTACTGCTCATGACAGATACGGATCATATGCTGACAGATTCATGGCCAGTATTGATGAGATGTCATTTAGGGATGTTTTAAGACTGCTGAACAAAAACAAGTACGGCAAAAAGTGCAGGGACAATCTAATAAAGTATGCAAGTATTCCTGATGCGGAAAACTTTAAATTTATGGATATCGAAACATTGGGTTTATCAAATGTTCCGGTTATTCTGATTGGTGTAGCTGAAATCAAAAACAACAAAATAACCTCTTCACAATATTTCTTAAGAGACATTTATGAGGAACCTGCAGTTTTGGAAGCTTATCTGTCTCATTTGGATGATGATTCTATTCATGTAACCTTCAACGGATCAATGTTTGATGTTCCCTTTATTAAAAATAGGTGCAGCTATTACAGAATGAATCCTCAGCTGGATTTGCCTCATCTTGATTTATTGTATTTTGCAAGAAATCTGTGGAAAAATACTCTGCCTAACTGTCAACTTCAAACAATTGAAAAAGAAATCTTTGGAATTGAAAGAAAAGATGACGTTCCAGGCCAGTACATTCCGGGATATTATCAAACATACTTGACTGAAAGGAATATAGGGCCGATAGTTCCAATTATAGAACACAACAGACAGGATATTGTTTCCCTGGCCAGCTTTTTGATGAAAATGTATGATATAGTAAATGAAAGCTGA
- a CDS encoding 4-phosphopantoate--beta-alanine ligase has protein sequence MIPKSHPRYESLVLRDKIVKAQKEGYLAESAMIAHGRGEAFDYLLGEKTTFPAKRAMYAAVATILLSENPVISVNGNTTALAIDEVIQFAKTVNAKIEINLFYRTDERVEKITELYKKHGYSQILGTKDDDIKYLKSIKNERASASKTGIYSADTVLVPLEDGDRAEILSKTGKKTITIDLNPLSRTSQTSDISIVDNVVRAFPFMTEIAKDLKTQDKQLLINMINDFDNRKNLKEALKLFKNK, from the coding sequence ATGATACCTAAATCACATCCACGTTATGAATCATTAGTTTTAAGAGACAAAATAGTTAAAGCCCAAAAAGAAGGATATTTAGCAGAATCTGCAATGATTGCACACGGCAGAGGAGAAGCATTTGACTACCTTCTTGGTGAAAAAACAACATTTCCTGCTAAAAGAGCAATGTATGCAGCAGTAGCTACCATATTATTATCCGAAAATCCGGTTATATCAGTAAATGGAAATACAACAGCTTTAGCTATTGATGAAGTAATTCAATTTGCAAAAACCGTAAATGCCAAAATAGAAATCAATTTATTTTACAGAACTGATGAAAGAGTAGAAAAAATAACCGAACTCTACAAGAAACATGGATACAGCCAGATACTTGGAACAAAAGACGATGACATCAAATACCTGAAAAGCATTAAAAATGAAAGAGCATCAGCCAGCAAAACAGGTATCTATTCAGCAGACACCGTTCTTGTACCTTTAGAAGATGGAGACAGAGCAGAAATTCTAAGTAAAACAGGCAAAAAAACAATCACAATTGATTTAAATCCTTTATCCAGAACTTCACAAACTTCAGACATTTCAATTGTAGATAATGTTGTACGTGCATTTCCATTTATGACAGAAATTGCTAAAGACCTGAAAACTCAGGACAAACAACTTTTAATAAATATGATAAACGACTTTGACAACAGAAAAAACCTTAAAGAAGCACTGAAACTATTTAAAAATAAATAA
- a CDS encoding class III signal peptide-containing protein, translating into MLKENNGQIAVEYLFIFAIALIILTIFTLPLASLAIDKTTDVSDAVNVKSQMYKIAGGINQVYGEGHGARQTVNLEMDQSINVNIYKKHLSVSVKFNDGSSKLIRVNHDADDVSGVLNLNKGRNTLVIEWPEDSENIFISKK; encoded by the coding sequence ATGCTTAAAGAAAATAATGGTCAAATTGCAGTTGAATATTTGTTTATATTTGCAATAGCCTTAATTATTCTGACTATATTCACTCTGCCTTTAGCCAGTCTGGCAATTGATAAAACAACAGATGTTTCCGATGCTGTAAATGTCAAATCCCAGATGTATAAAATAGCCGGCGGAATCAATCAGGTATATGGTGAAGGTCATGGCGCAAGGCAGACTGTTAATCTGGAGATGGATCAAAGCATTAATGTCAATATCTACAAAAAACATCTCTCAGTCAGTGTAAAATTCAATGACGGGTCATCTAAGCTGATTAGAGTAAATCATGATGCAGATGATGTCAGTGGTGTTCTGAATTTAAATAAAGGCAGAAATACACTTGTTATTGAATGGCCTGAGGATAGTGAAAATATATTTATCTCTAAAAAGTAA
- a CDS encoding nucleoside monophosphate kinase, translating to MEVMGISGLPGSGKSLVSEIAAKKGAAVVSMGDIIREEAKKRGESSKETATNLRKEHGKYIVAKLTIEKIKKMIEDKLATTIIVEGIRSPFEVNMFKENFDDFIILSIFANPAIRFKRLQQRNREDDSENYEDFLKRDQMELDFGIGTVISLSDKIIINEKDLESYEKEINEFLKENTTL from the coding sequence ATGGAAGTAATGGGAATATCAGGACTACCTGGATCTGGAAAAAGTTTAGTTTCTGAAATTGCAGCTAAGAAAGGAGCAGCAGTTGTAAGTATGGGAGACATAATACGTGAAGAAGCTAAAAAAAGAGGAGAAAGCTCAAAAGAAACTGCAACTAACCTTAGAAAAGAACACGGAAAATATATTGTAGCCAAGCTAACTATTGAAAAAATCAAAAAGATGATTGAAGACAAATTAGCTACAACAATCATCGTAGAAGGAATCAGAAGTCCTTTTGAAGTAAATATGTTTAAAGAAAACTTTGATGATTTTATAATTCTTTCCATTTTTGCAAATCCTGCAATACGCTTTAAAAGATTGCAGCAAAGAAACAGAGAAGATGACTCTGAAAATTACGAAGACTTCCTGAAAAGAGACCAGATGGAATTGGATTTTGGTATTGGAACTGTAATCTCATTATCCGATAAAATCATTATCAATGAAAAGGATTTGGAAAGCTATGAAAAAGAAATAAATGAATTTTTAAAAGAAAACACCACCCTCTAA
- a CDS encoding diphthine--ammonia ligase: protein MKVAVLFSGGKDSTMALYNALETGEDVKYLLSMKSVNDESYMFHVPNIHITDLLAEALNIPIITAQTQGIKEEELEDLKMAFIKLKDLGVEAIYTGALYSVYQKSRIEKLGDEVGLEIISPYWHVDELEYMKEIVSLGFEVIISGVFAYGLDESWLGRKIDDKAIDELVEINKKVGINLAFEGGEAETLAVDGPIFKKRINILKDKKTWHLDSGLYIIEEAELEDK from the coding sequence ATGAAGGTAGCTGTTTTATTTTCTGGAGGAAAAGACAGTACTATGGCATTATATAATGCTTTAGAAACAGGAGAAGATGTTAAATATCTTCTTTCTATGAAATCTGTTAATGATGAATCTTACATGTTTCATGTTCCGAATATTCATATAACTGATTTGCTTGCAGAAGCATTAAATATTCCAATCATTACTGCACAGACTCAGGGCATTAAAGAAGAGGAACTTGAAGATTTAAAAATGGCTTTTATAAAACTTAAAGATTTAGGTGTTGAAGCCATATATACCGGTGCACTTTATTCAGTTTATCAAAAATCAAGGATTGAAAAATTAGGTGATGAAGTTGGACTGGAAATCATATCTCCTTACTGGCATGTGGATGAACTTGAATATATGAAAGAGATTGTTTCATTAGGTTTTGAAGTTATAATAAGTGGTGTTTTTGCTTATGGTTTAGATGAATCATGGCTGGGCAGAAAAATCGATGATAAAGCTATTGATGAACTGGTTGAAATCAACAAAAAAGTTGGTATTAATTTAGCTTTTGAAGGTGGAGAAGCAGAAACACTAGCTGTTGACGGTCCAATTTTCAAAAAAAGAATCAATATTTTAAAAGATAAAAAAACATGGCATTTGGATAGTGGTTTGTATATTATTGAAGAAGCAGAATTGGAAGATAAATGA